In the Pseudomonas sp. ADAK2 genome, one interval contains:
- a CDS encoding Rsd/AlgQ family anti-sigma factor, translating to MLESCQNAQERWGGVHLLIDRWLQERHELVRAYDALGAKPEALGENRKPLQEFCGVLVDYVSAGHFEIYEQLTGEAKAFGDTRGLELAETIYPRIDVITEKLLAFNDLCDAGKCVAEKFKELGGLLHERFELEDCLIEVLHTAHKEEDSVQA from the coding sequence ATGCTCGAAAGTTGTCAGAATGCTCAGGAACGCTGGGGTGGAGTGCATCTGCTGATCGACCGCTGGTTGCAGGAGCGTCACGAACTGGTTCGGGCCTATGATGCTCTCGGCGCCAAGCCTGAAGCACTGGGCGAGAACCGCAAACCGTTGCAGGAATTCTGTGGCGTGCTGGTCGATTACGTGTCGGCGGGGCATTTCGAGATCTACGAACAGCTCACTGGCGAAGCCAAGGCGTTTGGTGACACTCGCGGCCTGGAACTGGCCGAGACCATCTACCCGCGCATCGACGTCATCACCGAGAAACTGCTCGCGTTCAACGACCTGTGCGATGCAGGCAAGTGCGTCGCCGAGAAATTCAAGGAGCTGGGTGGTCTGTTGCATGAACGCTTCGAACTGGAAGACTGCCTAATCGAAGTGCTGCACACCGCGCACAAGGAAGAGGATTCGGTCCAGGCCTGA
- a CDS encoding FKBP-type peptidyl-prolyl cis-trans isomerase: MSRYLFLSLLVCFSATQAAEKTAANDAHDLAYSLGASLGERLRQEVPDLQLQALVEGLQQAYQGKPLALKDAQIEQILADHEAQVALQTPAPQTEEALEKEQRFLTQEKARPGVRELDDGILLTELTPGNGAKAGPNGKVQVMYIGRLPDGTVFDQNSQPQWFSLDSVITGWRIALQNMPVGAKWRLVIPSAQAYGADGAGDLIAPFTPLVFEVELRGATS; this comes from the coding sequence ATGTCGCGTTACCTTTTTTTATCTCTGCTGGTGTGTTTTTCCGCTACTCAAGCCGCAGAAAAAACCGCTGCAAATGATGCTCACGATCTCGCCTACAGCCTGGGGGCAAGCCTCGGCGAACGCTTGCGCCAGGAGGTTCCTGACCTGCAACTTCAGGCGCTGGTCGAAGGCTTGCAGCAAGCCTATCAAGGCAAACCCCTGGCGCTGAAAGACGCGCAGATCGAACAGATCCTGGCTGACCACGAAGCCCAGGTCGCCTTGCAAACGCCGGCACCGCAAACCGAAGAAGCCCTGGAAAAAGAGCAGCGCTTTCTTACTCAGGAAAAAGCCCGGCCCGGGGTTCGTGAACTGGACGATGGAATATTGCTGACGGAGTTGACCCCTGGCAACGGTGCCAAGGCCGGACCGAATGGCAAGGTTCAAGTGATGTACATCGGTCGCCTGCCGGACGGCACGGTGTTCGATCAGAACAGCCAACCGCAATGGTTCAGCCTCGACAGCGTGATCACTGGCTGGCGCATCGCGCTGCAAAACATGCCGGTAGGTGCGAAGTGGCGGTTGGTGATTCCATCCGCCCAGGCTTACGGCGCCGATGGTGCCGGCGACCTGATCGCGCCATTCACGCCACTGGTGTTCGAAGTCGAATTGCGCGGCGCCACAAGCTGA
- a CDS encoding AlgP family protein, with product MSATKKPVNTPLHLLQQLSGSLLEHLETACSQALADAEKLLAKLEKQRGKAQEKLHKSRTKLQDAAAAGKAKAQAKAKDGVKQLEDLLDALKDRQSETRSYILQLKRDAQESLKLAQGVGRVQEAVSKALSLRSAKPAAAPAKKAAAKPVAARAAAKPAAKPAAKAPAKAAAKPAAKKPVAASAAKPAAKATAAKPTAAKSATARTAAAKPAAAKTAAAKPAARTAAKPAAKPAAKTAAAKPAAKPAAKPVAAKTAAKPAAKPAAKTAAKPAAKPAAKTAAAKPAAKPSAAKPAAKPAAAKPATASAAKPAATKPAAKPVAAKPAAKPAAKPAAKPAVKKPVAAKPAAAKPATAPVAKPATSPAAASPAPAATTSTATAAPTPAAASSTTTTPTSAS from the coding sequence ATGTCGGCCACCAAGAAGCCTGTAAATACTCCGTTGCACTTACTCCAACAACTCTCGGGCAGCCTGCTCGAGCATTTGGAAACCGCTTGTTCCCAAGCCTTGGCTGATGCTGAAAAACTGCTCGCCAAACTGGAAAAGCAGCGCGGTAAAGCGCAAGAAAAACTGCACAAATCCCGTACCAAATTGCAGGACGCTGCGGCGGCCGGCAAGGCCAAGGCACAAGCCAAGGCGAAGGACGGAGTGAAGCAACTCGAAGACTTGCTCGATGCCTTGAAGGATCGTCAGTCCGAGACCCGCAGCTACATTCTGCAACTCAAGCGCGATGCTCAGGAAAGCCTGAAACTGGCCCAGGGTGTCGGTCGCGTACAAGAGGCTGTGAGCAAGGCGTTGTCCCTGCGTTCGGCCAAGCCTGCTGCGGCACCTGCCAAGAAAGCCGCTGCCAAACCGGTTGCTGCAAGAGCAGCCGCCAAGCCTGCTGCCAAACCGGCCGCTAAAGCGCCGGCCAAAGCCGCAGCAAAACCTGCAGCGAAAAAACCAGTGGCTGCCAGCGCTGCGAAACCAGCTGCTAAAGCAACGGCTGCCAAGCCAACTGCTGCCAAATCGGCCACTGCAAGAACCGCAGCAGCCAAACCTGCTGCAGCGAAAACGGCGGCGGCCAAACCCGCTGCAAGAACAGCCGCAAAACCGGCAGCAAAACCAGCGGCCAAAACCGCAGCCGCGAAACCGGCCGCCAAGCCAGCCGCTAAACCAGTAGCTGCAAAAACCGCTGCCAAACCAGCGGCCAAGCCTGCTGCAAAAACCGCTGCCAAACCTGCTGCAAAACCAGCCGCTAAAACTGCCGCTGCCAAGCCAGCAGCCAAACCCTCAGCCGCAAAACCAGCGGCTAAACCTGCTGCCGCTAAACCGGCCACCGCCAGCGCTGCCAAGCCAGCCGCGACAAAACCCGCCGCCAAACCAGTGGCTGCAAAACCGGCTGCAAAACCTGCCGCCAAACCTGCGGCTAAACCCGCAGTGAAAAAACCAGTCGCGGCCAAACCTGCTGCGGCCAAACCGGCTACCGCGCCAGTCGCCAAGCCTGCCACCTCGCCTGCGGCAGCATCGCCTGCTCCAGCCGCTACCACCTCGACCGCGACCGCCGCGCCAACCCCGGCCGCCGCTTCGAGCACAACCACCACCCCAACCAGCGCTTCCTAA
- a CDS encoding TIGR02444 family protein yields the protein MSSDLWSFSLNTYARPGVEGLCLQLQSAGANVCLLLCGLWLEQRGVGCTEQRLQALFQVAGPWEANVVQPLRALRTQWKVAAADDVELNALREQVKTLELEAERHLLLQLERTAQGWPQAEVTERSAWLEGVAAGAANLDRDALHQLRVAVTGT from the coding sequence ATGTCCTCTGACCTGTGGAGCTTTTCCCTGAACACTTACGCCCGTCCCGGCGTGGAAGGCCTGTGCCTGCAATTGCAGTCGGCGGGGGCGAATGTCTGCCTGCTGCTGTGCGGGCTATGGCTGGAACAACGGGGCGTGGGCTGTACCGAGCAACGCTTGCAGGCGCTTTTTCAGGTGGCCGGGCCGTGGGAGGCGAATGTTGTGCAGCCGCTGCGAGCTTTACGCACGCAATGGAAAGTTGCCGCTGCTGACGACGTCGAACTCAACGCGTTACGCGAACAAGTGAAGACACTGGAGCTGGAAGCCGAACGGCATCTGCTGTTGCAACTGGAACGTACGGCCCAGGGTTGGCCGCAAGCTGAGGTGACCGAACGATCGGCCTGGCTGGAAGGTGTGGCGGCGGGCGCCGCCAACCTGGACCGCGACGCGCTGCATCAGCTGCGCGTCGCGGTAACCGGCACTTAG
- a CDS encoding ATP-binding cassette domain-containing protein yields MIRIQNLTLQRGPQRLLEDAELTLHAGHKAGLIGANGAGKSSLFALLLGDLHPDSGDCFLPADWRIAHMRQEIDTLDRIAVDYVLDGDLRLREVQRDLAAAEAAHDGAAQARLHAELDSADGYTADARARKLLAGLGFTNDQMDRQVGDFSGGWRMRLNLAQALMCPSDLLLLDEPTNHLDLDAIIWLEDWLKSYPGTLMLISHDRDFLDAVVDHVAHVDQRKITLYRGGYSAFERARAERLAQQQQAYEKQQAQRAHMESYIARFKAQATKARQAQSRIKALERMEELSAAHVDSPFDFVFRESHKISSPLIDISDARLGYGERAVLEKVKLQLTPGARIGLLGPNGAGKSTLIKNLAGELEPLSGRLTRGENTVVGYFAQHQLDSLDSKASPLLHMQRLAPTEREQTLRDFLGGFDFRGARIDEPVLNFSGGEKARLALALIAWGRPNLLLLDEPTNHLDLEMRLALTMALQEFSGAVLVVSHDRHLLKSTTDNFYLVADGKVEEFDGDLEDYTRWLVEYRQRNAPVSNTPVNPDKTDKKAQRQAAAALRQQLAPHKREADKLEAELGKLHEKLAKIDVSLGDSDIYEPMRKNELRDLLAEQAKLKVREAELEESWMEALELLESMQAELEALS; encoded by the coding sequence ATGATCCGAATTCAGAACCTGACTTTACAGCGTGGCCCGCAACGTCTGCTAGAAGACGCCGAGCTGACCCTGCACGCCGGCCACAAAGCCGGTCTCATCGGTGCCAACGGCGCCGGCAAATCGAGCCTGTTCGCCTTACTTCTGGGCGACCTGCACCCGGACTCGGGTGACTGTTTCCTGCCGGCGGACTGGCGCATCGCCCATATGCGCCAGGAGATCGACACCCTCGATCGCATTGCGGTCGACTACGTGCTCGATGGCGACCTGCGCCTGCGCGAGGTGCAACGTGACCTCGCCGCCGCCGAAGCGGCCCATGACGGTGCCGCTCAGGCGCGCCTGCACGCCGAACTCGACAGTGCCGACGGTTACACCGCCGACGCCCGGGCGCGCAAGCTGCTGGCCGGCCTTGGGTTCACCAACGATCAGATGGATCGCCAGGTAGGAGATTTCTCCGGTGGCTGGCGGATGCGTCTGAACCTGGCGCAGGCTTTGATGTGTCCTTCGGACCTGTTGCTGCTCGATGAGCCGACCAACCACTTGGACCTCGACGCCATCATCTGGCTCGAAGACTGGCTCAAAAGCTACCCCGGCACCTTGATGCTGATTTCCCACGACCGGGATTTCCTCGATGCCGTGGTCGATCACGTGGCCCACGTCGATCAGCGCAAGATCACCCTGTATCGCGGCGGCTACAGCGCCTTCGAACGCGCCCGTGCCGAGCGTCTGGCCCAGCAGCAGCAGGCCTACGAGAAGCAGCAGGCGCAACGTGCGCACATGGAAAGCTACATCGCCCGCTTCAAGGCCCAGGCCACCAAGGCCCGCCAGGCCCAGAGCCGGATCAAGGCGCTGGAGCGGATGGAAGAGTTGTCCGCGGCCCACGTCGATTCGCCGTTCGACTTCGTGTTCCGCGAGTCGCACAAGATCTCCAGCCCGTTAATTGATATCTCCGACGCTCGCCTGGGTTACGGCGAGCGCGCCGTGCTGGAGAAGGTCAAGCTGCAACTGACCCCCGGTGCGCGCATCGGATTGCTCGGTCCTAACGGTGCCGGTAAATCGACCCTGATCAAAAACCTCGCCGGTGAACTCGAACCGCTGTCCGGTCGCCTGACCCGGGGCGAGAACACCGTGGTCGGTTACTTTGCCCAGCATCAGCTGGACTCGCTCGATTCCAAGGCCAGCCCGTTACTGCACATGCAGCGCCTGGCGCCGACCGAGCGCGAGCAGACCCTGCGCGACTTCCTCGGTGGTTTCGACTTCCGCGGCGCGCGCATCGATGAGCCGGTGCTGAATTTTTCCGGTGGCGAAAAAGCGCGACTGGCCTTGGCGTTGATCGCCTGGGGCCGGCCGAACCTGCTGCTGCTCGACGAACCGACCAACCACCTGGACCTGGAAATGCGCCTGGCGCTGACCATGGCTCTGCAGGAATTCAGTGGTGCGGTATTGGTGGTTTCCCACGATCGCCATTTGCTCAAAAGCACCACCGACAATTTCTACCTGGTGGCAGACGGCAAGGTCGAAGAGTTCGACGGCGACCTGGAGGACTACACCCGCTGGCTGGTGGAGTACCGTCAGCGCAACGCGCCGGTCAGCAACACCCCGGTGAACCCGGACAAGACCGATAAGAAGGCCCAGCGTCAGGCTGCAGCGGCGTTGCGTCAGCAATTGGCGCCGCACAAGCGTGAGGCCGACAAGCTCGAAGCCGAGCTGGGCAAGCTCCACGAGAAGCTGGCGAAGATCGACGTCAGCCTTGGCGACAGCGATATCTACGAGCCGATGCGCAAGAACGAATTGCGTGACCTGCTGGCCGAACAAGCCAAGCTCAAGGTCCGTGAAGCCGAGCTGGAAGAGTCCTGGATGGAAGCCCTGGAACTGCTGGAAAGCATGCAGGCGGAGCTGGAGGCGCTGTCCTGA
- a CDS encoding mechanosensitive ion channel family protein: MEAFKLPLPAVWAEPIWLVAQILLILLAGYVAQRFVAKCLTRLGERYPFPPQLLMPLRGGLRWLIMGSALIFVLERLGVSATVLWTALSGFVAVAAVAFFAMWSVLSNLLCAILIFTVGPFRIGDVVELVDTLDKPGVKGRVVAINLLFTTLIEAEEAGTGSAMVQVPNSLFFQRSVRRWRGSDVFPSSGFEK; this comes from the coding sequence ATGGAGGCCTTCAAGCTACCGCTGCCAGCGGTGTGGGCCGAGCCGATCTGGCTCGTCGCGCAAATCCTGCTGATCCTGCTGGCCGGTTATGTCGCCCAGCGTTTCGTCGCCAAATGCCTGACGCGCCTGGGCGAGCGCTATCCGTTTCCGCCGCAACTGCTGATGCCGCTGCGCGGTGGCCTGCGCTGGCTGATCATGGGCAGCGCGTTGATCTTCGTGCTGGAACGCCTCGGTGTGTCGGCCACGGTGCTCTGGACCGCGTTGTCCGGGTTCGTCGCGGTGGCCGCGGTAGCGTTCTTCGCCATGTGGAGCGTGCTCTCCAACCTGCTGTGCGCGATCCTGATCTTCACCGTCGGCCCGTTTCGCATTGGTGATGTGGTCGAGTTGGTGGACACCCTCGACAAGCCAGGCGTCAAAGGCCGGGTGGTGGCGATCAATCTGCTGTTCACCACACTGATCGAAGCCGAAGAGGCGGGGACGGGCAGTGCCATGGTGCAAGTGCCTAATAGCCTGTTCTTCCAGCGCTCGGTTCGGCGCTGGCGCGGTAGCGATGTCTTCCCCTCGAGCGGTTTCGAGAAGTAG
- a CDS encoding LysE family transporter — MVLQTWLAFFAACWVISLSPGAGAIASMSSGLRYGFWRGYWNALGLQLGLAVQIAIVGLGVGAILTASATAFYAIKWFGVAYLVYLAVKQWRALPSDMSDDAAVRQIGKPLALMFRGFLVNISNPKALVFMLAVLPQFIDPHAPLLAQYLIIGVTMICVDLIVMAGYTGLAAKVLRMLRTPQQQKRMNRTFAGLFIGAAAFMATLRKAVV; from the coding sequence ATGGTGCTTCAAACATGGCTGGCGTTTTTTGCCGCCTGCTGGGTGATCAGTCTGTCGCCCGGTGCCGGCGCGATTGCGTCGATGTCCAGCGGTCTGCGATACGGTTTCTGGCGCGGCTACTGGAACGCCCTGGGCCTGCAACTGGGCCTGGCGGTGCAGATTGCGATTGTCGGCTTGGGTGTGGGGGCCATTCTTACGGCTTCGGCGACGGCGTTCTATGCGATCAAATGGTTCGGCGTTGCGTACTTGGTTTACCTGGCGGTCAAGCAATGGCGGGCGCTGCCCAGCGACATGAGCGACGACGCGGCAGTGCGGCAGATTGGCAAGCCGCTGGCCCTGATGTTCCGGGGTTTCCTGGTGAACATCAGCAACCCTAAGGCACTGGTGTTCATGCTGGCCGTGTTGCCGCAGTTCATCGATCCGCATGCGCCGCTGCTGGCTCAATACCTGATCATCGGCGTCACCATGATCTGCGTCGACCTGATCGTCATGGCCGGTTACACCGGGTTGGCGGCCAAAGTGTTGCGGATGTTGCGCACGCCCCAACAGCAGAAGCGCATGAACCGTACGTTTGCCGGGTTGTTCATCGGCGCGGCGGCGTTCATGGCGACGCTGCGCAAAGCGGTGGTGTAA
- a CDS encoding penicillin-binding protein activator LpoB gives MRTWIGLMALACALSVQAAPKVAVTDLAYQERVEQYIHIVSAQNNYREGYYSSSGSSNYNEIEATTSYIEQTELRKFTGDIKGEILRTGMFQLIQGTPYTASSKGDIYDVIKRIKAGSFKGADYVLFGTVSDIDFTQDMNELANTDSYSAVLALTLVADFSLINTKTFEITSAFTAMGEGQDTKLVNGRDIKISLNRPRVVRDVSKALGEDVAAQLSQQLGGPSYEQPREPAQRNNLPRDTAPVILR, from the coding sequence ATGCGCACATGGATTGGCCTGATGGCCCTGGCTTGCGCGCTCAGCGTGCAAGCGGCCCCGAAAGTTGCAGTCACGGATCTGGCGTATCAGGAACGTGTAGAGCAATACATCCACATCGTCTCGGCGCAGAACAACTACCGCGAGGGCTACTACAGCTCCAGTGGTTCGTCGAACTACAACGAGATCGAGGCCACCACCAGCTACATCGAACAGACCGAACTGCGTAAATTCACCGGCGACATCAAAGGTGAAATCCTGCGCACCGGCATGTTCCAGCTGATTCAGGGCACGCCTTACACGGCTTCGTCCAAGGGTGACATCTACGATGTAATCAAGCGGATCAAGGCCGGTAGCTTCAAGGGCGCGGACTACGTGCTGTTCGGCACCGTGTCGGATATCGACTTCACCCAGGACATGAACGAGCTGGCCAACACGGACAGCTATTCGGCGGTGCTGGCGTTGACCCTGGTGGCGGATTTCAGTCTGATCAACACCAAGACCTTCGAAATCACCTCGGCCTTCACGGCGATGGGCGAAGGCCAGGACACCAAACTGGTGAATGGCCGGGACATCAAGATCTCGCTGAACCGCCCACGGGTGGTGCGTGACGTGTCCAAGGCCTTGGGCGAAGACGTGGCGGCGCAACTGAGCCAACAGCTTGGTGGTCCTAGCTATGAACAGCCTCGCGAGCCGGCTCAACGCAACAATCTGCCGCGCGATACTGCACCGGTGATTCTGCGCTGA
- the lpoB gene encoding penicillin-binding protein activator LpoB has translation MFARFSFIAVLALLASGCANTSPTLGSKNISYGDTKAVETVTNEFGSTDLQMIAESMTRSLAQSGIMQGRPVVQVYDVKNKTSEYIDTREITTSIKTQLMKTGVARFASDNNAMQSQVDQLKLQNQSGLYKKSTVAKTGNMIAAKYRIEGSISSIVKRSSDYKDVFYKFSLQLIDVESGLAEWMDEKEIRKTTER, from the coding sequence ATGTTTGCACGCTTTTCGTTCATCGCCGTTCTCGCCCTCCTGGCCAGCGGCTGCGCCAACACTTCGCCTACCCTGGGCAGCAAGAACATCAGCTACGGTGACACCAAGGCTGTGGAAACCGTAACCAACGAGTTCGGTTCCACCGACCTGCAGATGATCGCCGAGTCCATGACCCGCTCCCTGGCCCAGTCCGGCATCATGCAGGGTCGCCCGGTGGTTCAGGTCTACGACGTGAAGAACAAGACCAGCGAGTACATCGATACCCGCGAAATCACCACCAGCATCAAGACCCAACTGATGAAAACCGGTGTCGCGCGTTTCGCCAGCGACAACAACGCGATGCAGAGCCAGGTTGACCAGCTCAAGCTGCAAAACCAGAGCGGCCTGTACAAGAAAAGCACCGTGGCCAAGACCGGCAACATGATTGCCGCCAAGTACCGCATCGAAGGTTCGATCAGCTCGATCGTCAAGCGCAGCAGCGACTACAAGGACGTCTTCTACAAATTCAGCCTGCAATTGATCGACGTTGAAAGCGGTCTGGCCGAGTGGATGGACGAAAAAGAGATCCGCAAAACCACGGAGCGTTAA
- a CDS encoding YcfL family protein, with the protein MRFKLIAVVALALLAGCATPPPPEPGSAASKVVAMGKLKNIVVGAMRVARENGFMTVNVQLSNTSFNNKTFYYRFAWLGPEGFPIAEEETWKSQMMYGEQTSFIQAIAPTAKAVDFRLEIKTP; encoded by the coding sequence ATGCGCTTCAAACTCATCGCTGTCGTCGCCCTGGCCTTGCTGGCCGGGTGCGCCACCCCGCCACCACCGGAGCCCGGCAGCGCCGCCAGTAAAGTCGTGGCCATGGGCAAGCTGAAGAACATCGTGGTCGGCGCCATGCGCGTGGCCCGGGAAAACGGCTTCATGACGGTCAATGTGCAGCTGAGCAACACCAGCTTCAACAACAAGACCTTCTATTACCGCTTTGCCTGGCTCGGCCCTGAAGGTTTCCCGATAGCGGAAGAAGAAACCTGGAAAAGCCAGATGATGTACGGCGAGCAGACCAGTTTCATCCAGGCCATCGCGCCGACTGCCAAAGCCGTGGATTTCCGTCTCGAAATCAAGACGCCTTAA
- a CDS encoding COG3014 family protein: MASRALTSIALSAVTLLSGCSAFRNYDSELAQTNQQLASGNVDAALTLLEKNNTSADKDLLYYFEKGELLRAKGDLSGSQNAWTSADQVVGKWEDSVKLDTDKYLAQFGSFLVNDKVRRYEGYDYEKVMLTTQMALNLLAVNDFDGARMSIKKTHEREAVIAELRDKEYLKSEDEAEKEGIKTQYKDLQGYPVASLDAPDVVSLKNSYQSAFSHYLAGFVYEALGEKDLAAPGYRKAVELRPNTPLLEQALVNLDKPAKTDDSDILIVVQSGLAPSRDSIRIPLPLPISNQLVITPLSFPIIKPDTSTAPFAQIGVDGQQLNLTQLNSTTAMSRRALRDDMPGIILRTTVRAVTKGVAQKKINETNPLAGLAVGISSAVLEGADTRTWRTLPDNTQVVRLRLKKGEHQVTLPSVVGGSVVKVTVDQRYQVITLRAVGNQVFASGLAAHVITSANPTAVASFKQP, translated from the coding sequence ATGGCCTCTCGCGCCCTTACCTCGATCGCACTCAGTGCGGTCACCTTGCTCTCCGGCTGTTCGGCCTTTCGCAACTACGACTCCGAGCTGGCACAAACCAACCAGCAACTGGCCTCCGGCAACGTCGATGCCGCGTTGACCCTGCTGGAAAAGAACAACACCAGCGCCGACAAAGACCTGCTCTATTACTTCGAGAAAGGTGAACTGCTGCGCGCCAAGGGCGACCTGTCCGGCAGCCAGAACGCCTGGACCAGCGCCGATCAAGTGGTGGGCAAGTGGGAAGACTCGGTCAAGCTCGATACCGACAAGTACCTGGCACAGTTCGGCAGCTTTCTGGTCAACGACAAGGTGCGTCGCTACGAAGGCTACGACTACGAAAAAGTCATGCTGACCACGCAGATGGCGCTGAACCTGCTGGCGGTGAACGACTTCGACGGCGCGCGCATGTCGATCAAAAAGACCCACGAACGTGAAGCGGTGATCGCCGAGCTGCGGGACAAGGAATACCTCAAGAGCGAAGACGAGGCCGAGAAAGAAGGCATCAAGACTCAGTACAAAGACCTGCAGGGTTACCCGGTCGCCAGCCTCGATGCGCCGGACGTGGTCAGCCTGAAAAACAGCTACCAGAGTGCGTTCAGCCATTACCTGGCCGGTTTCGTCTACGAAGCCCTGGGTGAAAAAGACCTCGCCGCGCCGGGTTATCGCAAGGCTGTCGAATTGCGCCCGAACACCCCGCTGCTGGAACAGGCGCTGGTCAACCTCGACAAGCCGGCCAAGACTGACGACAGCGACATCCTGATCGTCGTGCAAAGCGGCCTGGCGCCGTCCCGGGATTCGATCCGCATTCCGCTGCCATTGCCGATCAGCAACCAGCTCGTGATCACCCCATTGTCGTTCCCGATCATCAAGCCGGACACCTCGACCGCGCCTTTCGCCCAGATCGGCGTCGACGGACAGCAACTGAACCTGACCCAGCTCAACAGCACCACCGCCATGTCCCGCCGCGCCCTGCGTGACGACATGCCGGGCATCATCCTGCGCACCACCGTGCGTGCGGTGACCAAAGGCGTGGCGCAGAAGAAGATCAACGAAACCAATCCGCTGGCCGGTCTGGCAGTCGGTATTTCTTCAGCTGTGCTCGAAGGTGCCGATACCCGTACGTGGCGCACCCTGCCGGACAACACCCAAGTGGTGCGTCTGCGCTTGAAGAAAGGCGAGCACCAAGTCACTCTTCCGAGCGTCGTGGGCGGCTCGGTGGTCAAGGTCACCGTGGATCAGCGCTATCAGGTCATCACCCTGCGCGCCGTGGGCAATCAGGTATTCGCCAGCGGCTTGGCCGCGCACGTGATCACCAGTGCCAATCCGACCGCCGTGGCCAGCTTCAAACAACCTTAA
- a CDS encoding COG3014 family protein, with the protein MHPRLCFSLLLSIALQLTGCAAYRNYDLELAQTTDQLKAGNPQGALQLLELHNPSEDRDLLYYFEKGAVLSAAGELPQSQVAWRSAEQMVIQRQDTVESTGTQLLSAMGDHWGSIINDKLRRYDGYDYEKVMLTTQMALNQLAVNDFDGARADIKKTHEREALIARQWEKQYEHVEEQAKASGVRVHYKDLQGYPVATLDAPSVIALKNGYQSAFSHYLAGFTYEALGERDLAAPGYRQAIELRPDLPFFQQALRELDKPATQGNESDVLIIVQSGLAPARSSVRVPYPVRLQDGQVIVANVSFPVMVPDTSTPAFTQMTVDGRKQPLLLVNSITDMSLRTLRDDMPGIIQRTAYRAFLAADVQGTDNRRDPSKASYVTQHDGFEHADTRTWRTLPNITQVARLRLKKGEHLISLPNAPGAAPLKIRIDQNHQVIGLHALGGRIYSHGVAFEASLTPENTVVSGLK; encoded by the coding sequence ATGCACCCACGCCTTTGTTTCTCGCTGCTCCTCAGCATCGCCCTGCAACTGACCGGTTGCGCCGCCTACCGCAACTACGACCTGGAACTGGCGCAAACGACTGACCAGTTGAAAGCCGGGAATCCGCAGGGCGCTCTCCAATTGCTGGAACTGCACAACCCGTCAGAAGATCGGGACCTGCTCTACTACTTCGAAAAAGGTGCCGTCCTGAGTGCCGCCGGTGAGCTGCCGCAAAGTCAGGTGGCCTGGCGCAGCGCGGAGCAAATGGTCATTCAGCGCCAGGACACCGTTGAATCCACCGGCACTCAACTCCTGTCCGCGATGGGCGATCATTGGGGCAGCATCATCAATGACAAACTGCGCCGCTACGATGGCTACGACTATGAAAAAGTCATGCTGACCACGCAAATGGCCTTGAACCAGTTGGCCGTCAATGACTTCGATGGTGCCCGCGCCGACATCAAGAAAACCCACGAACGCGAAGCACTGATCGCTCGCCAGTGGGAAAAACAATACGAGCACGTCGAGGAGCAAGCCAAGGCTTCGGGCGTTCGTGTGCACTACAAGGATCTTCAGGGCTACCCCGTGGCCACCCTCGACGCGCCCTCTGTCATCGCACTGAAGAACGGCTATCAGAGCGCGTTCAGCCACTATCTGGCCGGGTTTACCTATGAAGCGCTGGGTGAGCGGGACCTCGCCGCACCCGGTTATCGCCAGGCCATCGAGCTGCGACCCGACCTGCCCTTCTTTCAACAGGCATTACGCGAACTCGACAAACCCGCCACCCAAGGCAATGAAAGCGATGTGTTGATCATTGTTCAAAGCGGCCTGGCGCCGGCGCGCAGTTCGGTTCGGGTGCCTTATCCGGTGCGCCTGCAAGACGGCCAGGTCATCGTCGCCAACGTCTCGTTTCCAGTGATGGTTCCCGACACATCGACCCCGGCATTCACCCAGATGACCGTCGACGGTCGCAAACAGCCGTTGCTCCTGGTTAACAGCATCACTGACATGTCGCTGCGGACATTGCGCGACGACATGCCCGGCATCATTCAGCGCACCGCGTATCGCGCCTTCCTGGCGGCCGACGTTCAGGGTACCGACAACCGACGCGACCCGAGCAAAGCCTCTTACGTGACGCAGCACGACGGCTTTGAGCACGCGGACACCCGAACCTGGCGTACCTTGCCCAACATCACCCAAGTGGCGCGTCTGCGCCTGAAAAAAGGCGAACACTTGATCAGCCTGCCCAACGCTCCGGGCGCCGCGCCGCTGAAAATCCGCATCGATCAGAATCATCAGGTCATCGGTCTGCATGCGCTGGGCGGGCGGATTTATAGTCATGGAGTGGCTTTCGAAGCGTCCCTAACGCCTGAGAACACCGTGGTATCCGGTCTGAAATAA